A portion of the Faecalibacterium sp. I3-3-89 genome contains these proteins:
- a CDS encoding M20 family metallopeptidase — MLEEKLERSVEQSAAALTAMADDFFDHPEVGQQEFHAFETLTGWLEKEGFTVERGIAGMKTAFRAVWKHGEGGPNIGLLCEYDALAGLGHACGHHMQGPAILGAAKALKDAAIDAPYTITVYGTPAEETISGKVVMLENGCTFEELDVALMMHGGPATQVDVKSLALNKLKIIYHGVCSHAALKPEKGRSALDGLILACQGVEFLREHVPSDVRMHYTIVNCGGTAANVVPGYAEASMYVRSYNRTELDGVVARVKKVLQGAAMMTETEVEIIEEKSLDNKIPVLSLNELVMEQAEKVKAPCIRPARQKTGSTDFGNVMRHVPGTCIRVAFVPEGAAAHSQEYLDAGKTEAAHNAVVYGAKILALTGAQLIENPEKLEAIKKEFHENLAKELHGQS; from the coding sequence ATGTTGGAGGAAAAACTAGAGCGAAGCGTTGAGCAGAGCGCAGCTGCCCTGACTGCAATGGCAGACGACTTCTTCGACCACCCGGAAGTGGGTCAGCAGGAGTTTCATGCATTTGAGACCCTGACCGGCTGGCTGGAAAAAGAAGGCTTCACTGTGGAGCGTGGGATTGCTGGTATGAAGACAGCGTTCCGTGCCGTCTGGAAGCACGGCGAGGGCGGCCCGAACATCGGCCTGCTCTGCGAGTACGACGCTCTGGCCGGTCTGGGCCACGCCTGCGGCCACCATATGCAGGGGCCGGCCATTCTGGGCGCAGCCAAGGCACTGAAAGATGCAGCCATCGACGCACCGTATACCATCACGGTCTACGGCACACCTGCTGAAGAGACCATCAGCGGCAAGGTCGTGATGCTGGAAAACGGCTGCACTTTTGAGGAGCTGGATGTGGCGCTCATGATGCATGGCGGCCCGGCTACGCAGGTGGATGTCAAGTCGCTGGCACTCAACAAGCTCAAGATCATCTACCACGGTGTCTGCTCTCACGCAGCGCTCAAGCCCGAAAAAGGTCGCAGCGCACTGGACGGCCTGATTCTGGCTTGTCAGGGCGTCGAGTTCCTACGGGAGCATGTTCCCTCGGACGTTCGGATGCACTACACCATCGTCAACTGCGGCGGCACGGCGGCAAATGTGGTGCCCGGCTATGCAGAAGCGAGTATGTATGTCCGCTCCTACAACCGCACGGAGCTGGACGGCGTGGTGGCCCGCGTCAAGAAGGTATTGCAGGGTGCGGCCATGATGACAGAGACGGAAGTGGAGATCATCGAGGAAAAGAGCCTCGACAACAAGATCCCGGTGCTGTCCCTCAACGAACTGGTGATGGAGCAGGCCGAGAAGGTCAAGGCTCCCTGCATCCGTCCGGCCCGCCAGAAGACCGGCTCCACCGACTTCGGCAACGTGATGCGCCATGTGCCCGGCACCTGCATCCGCGTGGCCTTTGTCCCGGAGGGTGCAGCAGCTCACTCGCAGGAGTATCTGGATGCCGGCAAGACCGAAGCGGCCCACAATGCGGTGGTCTACGGCGCAAAGATTCTGGCTCTGACGGGCGCACAGCTCATTGAGAACCCGGAAAAGCTGGAAGCCATCAAGAAGGAGTTCCATGAGAATCTGGCCAAAGAACTGCACGGCCAGAGCTGA
- a CDS encoding phosphoribosylaminoimidazolesuccinocarboxamide synthase, producing the protein MTEFKPIKEGKVREIYDNGDSLIMVATDRISAFDVILKNKVTNKGKVLTQMSKFWFDYTRDLLPNHMLSVDVKEMPEFFQQPQYEGRSMMCRKLTMLPVECIVRGYITGSGWASYQKTGKVCGIQLPEGLQESEKLPEPIYTPSTKAEIGDHDENISYEQSIDVLEKQFPGHGEEYATKLRDYTIALYKKCAEYALSRGIIIADTKFEFGLDENGNVILGDEMLTPDSSRFWPLEGYEAGHGQPSFDKQFVRNWLKANPDSDYDLPQDVIDKTIAKYEEAYEMLTGKKL; encoded by the coding sequence ATGACTGAGTTCAAGCCCATCAAGGAAGGCAAGGTCCGCGAGATCTACGACAACGGCGACAGCCTCATCATGGTCGCCACCGACCGCATCTCTGCATTTGATGTTATCTTAAAGAATAAAGTCACCAACAAGGGCAAGGTGCTCACCCAGATGAGCAAGTTCTGGTTCGACTACACCCGCGACCTGCTGCCCAACCATATGCTGAGCGTGGACGTGAAGGAGATGCCGGAGTTCTTCCAGCAGCCCCAGTACGAGGGCCGCAGCATGATGTGCCGCAAGCTGACCATGCTGCCCGTCGAGTGCATCGTCCGCGGCTACATCACCGGCAGTGGCTGGGCCAGCTACCAGAAGACCGGCAAGGTCTGCGGCATCCAGCTGCCCGAGGGCCTGCAGGAGTCCGAGAAGCTGCCCGAGCCGATCTACACCCCCTCCACCAAGGCCGAGATCGGCGATCACGACGAGAATATCTCCTACGAGCAGAGCATCGATGTGCTGGAAAAGCAGTTCCCCGGCCACGGCGAGGAGTACGCCACCAAGCTGCGCGACTACACCATCGCCCTGTATAAGAAGTGCGCCGAGTACGCCCTCTCCCGCGGCATCATCATCGCTGATACCAAGTTCGAGTTCGGTCTGGACGAGAATGGCAATGTCATCCTCGGCGACGAGATGCTGACCCCCGATTCCTCCCGCTTCTGGCCGCTGGAGGGCTACGAGGCAGGCCACGGCCAGCCCTCCTTCGACAAGCAGTTCGTCCGCAACTGGCTCAAGGCCAACCCCGACAGCGATTACGACCTGCCGCAGGACGTCATCGACAAGACCATCGCCAAATATGAGGAAGCCTACGAGATGCTGACCGGCAAGAAGCTGTAA
- a CDS encoding YitT family protein yields MASTIKEIKNPWIRTLAEYGLITVSIWIMVIGIYFFKFPNHFAFGGVTGFSTVFSQLLHCSASTFTTVANYALLVLGFIFLGKSVGIRTVYATIVMSVSLQALDALVPMHGTLTDQPMLELVFAIMLPAVGSAILFNVGASSGGTDVIAMILKKYTSMNIGSALMAADVAAVGLSFAMYGPSTGLFSIMGLVAKSMVVDNVIENMNLCKCFNIVCEHPQAICDFIIHDLNRSATTFEARGAYSDAHKTVIMTTMRRSQAIRLRNFIRQQEPTAFIMIENSSEIIGKGFSPV; encoded by the coding sequence ATGGCGTCAACAATAAAAGAAATCAAAAATCCCTGGATTCGGACGCTGGCTGAGTATGGTCTCATCACGGTCAGCATCTGGATCATGGTCATCGGCATCTACTTTTTCAAATTCCCAAACCACTTTGCCTTCGGCGGCGTGACCGGCTTTTCCACCGTGTTCAGCCAGCTGCTCCACTGCTCGGCAAGTACCTTCACCACCGTTGCCAACTACGCGCTGCTGGTGCTGGGCTTCATCTTTCTGGGCAAGAGCGTCGGCATCCGCACCGTTTATGCGACCATCGTTATGTCGGTGAGCTTGCAGGCACTGGACGCTCTGGTGCCGATGCACGGTACTCTGACCGACCAGCCTATGCTGGAGCTGGTATTTGCCATTATGCTCCCGGCTGTCGGTTCGGCGATCCTGTTCAACGTCGGCGCATCCTCGGGCGGCACGGATGTCATCGCCATGATTCTGAAAAAGTACACCAGCATGAACATCGGTTCTGCCCTGATGGCAGCGGATGTGGCGGCTGTGGGCCTCTCGTTTGCAATGTACGGCCCCTCCACCGGTCTGTTCTCCATCATGGGTCTGGTGGCCAAGTCGATGGTGGTGGATAACGTCATCGAAAATATGAACCTCTGCAAGTGCTTCAACATCGTGTGTGAGCACCCGCAGGCCATCTGCGACTTTATCATCCACGATTTGAACCGAAGCGCGACCACCTTTGAAGCGCGCGGCGCGTACTCTGACGCCCACAAGACGGTCATCATGACCACCATGCGGCGCAGTCAGGCCATCCGCCTGCGCAACTTCATCCGCCAGCAGGAGCCGACGGCCTTTATCATGATAGAAAATTCCAGCGAGATCATCGGTAAGGGCTTCAGCCCCGTGTAA
- the citF gene encoding citrate lyase subunit alpha, whose amino-acid sequence MLNAVGREIPEEILGRTGKEVFQGNNYKDGKAFQKASPKVTPVMRNDHDKMVQNIHEALVKCGAHDGMTVSFHHHFREGDLVVCMVMEEIHKMGFKNITLSASSLGKAHDALVPMIEDGTIVNIESSGVRGKIGDAISHGKLKGLATMRSHGGRVRAIETGETHVDIAFIGAPSCDEYGNCSGMGGKTNCGVLSYAYVDAEMADYVVAVTDCLVDYPNYPAEINQTKVDYVCVVDQIGIPEKIATGAAKPTTDQRKILMAEYCTQVVANTPYFKDGFSYQTGVGGASIASTISLSKIMEEKNIHMGLGVGGLTKPMCELLDRGLARKLVDTQDFDLDAVNNVRTNPNHFPISAGEYASPMNKGAFVNKLDYVILASLEVDTHFNCNVVVGSDGIITGAQGGHPDTAQGAKCTIVIAPLLQGRIPAICTDVTTVTTPGESVDIVVTDYGVAVNPRRPDLLEALKAADCVPLKTIEELRDIAYSIVGEPEKVQFGDRIVGIIEARDGTVMDVVREVKPFSFRED is encoded by the coding sequence ATGTTGAACGCAGTCGGCAGAGAAATTCCCGAAGAGATCCTCGGGCGCACCGGCAAAGAGGTCTTTCAGGGCAACAACTATAAGGACGGCAAGGCTTTCCAGAAGGCCAGCCCGAAAGTCACCCCCGTGATGCGCAACGACCACGATAAGATGGTCCAGAACATCCACGAGGCCCTCGTCAAGTGCGGCGCACACGACGGCATGACCGTTTCCTTCCACCACCACTTCCGCGAGGGCGACCTCGTGGTCTGCATGGTCATGGAAGAGATCCACAAGATGGGCTTCAAGAACATCACCCTGAGCGCAAGCTCTCTGGGCAAGGCCCATGACGCCCTCGTCCCCATGATCGAGGACGGCACCATCGTCAACATCGAGTCCTCCGGCGTCCGCGGCAAGATCGGCGATGCCATCTCCCACGGCAAGCTGAAGGGGCTGGCCACCATGCGCAGCCACGGCGGTCGCGTCCGCGCCATTGAGACCGGCGAGACCCATGTGGACATCGCCTTCATCGGCGCACCTTCCTGCGATGAGTACGGCAACTGCTCCGGCATGGGCGGCAAGACCAACTGCGGCGTCCTGAGCTACGCCTATGTGGACGCCGAGATGGCTGACTATGTCGTCGCTGTCACCGATTGCCTCGTGGACTACCCCAACTACCCCGCAGAGATCAACCAGACCAAGGTGGATTACGTCTGCGTCGTGGATCAGATCGGCATCCCCGAGAAGATCGCTACCGGTGCGGCCAAGCCCACCACCGACCAGCGCAAGATCCTGATGGCCGAGTACTGCACTCAGGTCGTGGCAAATACCCCCTACTTCAAGGACGGCTTCTCCTACCAGACCGGCGTGGGCGGCGCATCCATCGCCTCCACCATCTCGCTGTCCAAGATCATGGAGGAGAAGAACATCCATATGGGTCTGGGTGTCGGTGGCCTGACCAAGCCCATGTGCGAGCTGCTGGACCGCGGTCTGGCCCGCAAGCTGGTGGATACGCAGGACTTTGACCTCGACGCGGTCAACAATGTCCGCACCAACCCCAACCACTTCCCCATCTCTGCTGGCGAGTACGCAAGCCCGATGAACAAGGGCGCGTTCGTCAACAAGCTGGATTACGTCATTCTGGCCTCTCTGGAAGTGGATACCCACTTCAACTGCAACGTCGTCGTCGGCTCCGATGGCATCATCACCGGCGCACAGGGCGGCCATCCCGATACCGCACAGGGTGCAAAGTGCACCATCGTCATCGCTCCTCTGCTGCAGGGCCGCATCCCCGCCATCTGCACCGACGTGACCACCGTCACCACTCCGGGCGAGAGCGTTGACATTGTCGTCACCGACTACGGCGTGGCCGTCAACCCCCGCCGTCCTGACCTGCTGGAGGCTCTGAAGGCCGCTGACTGCGTGCCTCTGAAGACCATCGAGGAGCTGCGCGACATCGCCTACTCCATCGTCGGCGAGCCGGAGAAGGTCCAGTTCGGCGACCGCATCGTGGGCATCATCGAGGCCCGCGACGGCACCGTCATGGATGTCGTCCGCGAAGTCAAGCCTTTCTCTTTCCGCGAAGATTGA
- a CDS encoding YitT family protein has product MEISTREKLLQTISRYIIITLSISIMTIGVYFFKFPNNFVFGGVTGGAALVAKLTPLSASAFSSWANVILLVLGWIFLGRNFAISTGWATVVMNVELAVFEKYVPLSGPLSDQPMLDLVFAIALPAIASALLFNVGASSGGTDVIALILKKYTHMQNTGEALFITDLAMVLAACFVFDLYTALYSFVGLTVKSLVVDAVLEQMKMCKAILIICDDKDPICDFVMRKLVRGATYTPCYGAYTDRPHYMIYTTLTHREALQLQAFIHKENLNAFISMLSTTEVFGKGFNHA; this is encoded by the coding sequence ATGGAGATCAGCACGCGGGAGAAACTCTTGCAGACCATCAGCAGGTACATCATCATCACCCTGAGCATCAGCATCATGACCATCGGCGTATACTTCTTCAAATTCCCCAACAACTTCGTCTTCGGCGGCGTGACCGGCGGCGCAGCCCTTGTGGCAAAGCTCACCCCCCTGTCGGCCTCGGCCTTCTCGTCGTGGGCAAACGTCATCCTGCTCGTTCTGGGCTGGATCTTTCTCGGCAGGAATTTTGCCATCAGCACCGGCTGGGCCACCGTCGTTATGAATGTGGAGCTGGCCGTGTTCGAAAAATATGTTCCCCTCAGCGGCCCTCTGTCCGACCAGCCCATGCTGGATCTGGTCTTCGCCATCGCCCTGCCTGCCATCGCGTCGGCCCTGCTCTTCAATGTGGGCGCCTCCTCTGGCGGCACCGATGTCATCGCCCTTATCCTGAAAAAATATACCCATATGCAGAACACCGGCGAGGCCCTCTTCATCACCGACCTTGCCATGGTGCTGGCAGCCTGCTTCGTGTTCGACCTCTACACCGCCCTTTACTCCTTCGTGGGTCTGACGGTGAAGAGCCTTGTCGTCGATGCGGTGCTGGAACAGATGAAGATGTGCAAGGCTATCCTCATCATCTGCGACGACAAGGACCCCATCTGTGACTTCGTCATGCGTAAGCTGGTGCGCGGTGCCACCTACACCCCCTGCTACGGTGCCTACACCGACCGCCCTCACTACATGATCTATACCACCCTTACCCACCGCGAGGCCCTGCAGTTACAGGCCTTTATCCACAAAGAGAACCTCAACGCCTTCATCTCGATGCTCAGCACCACCGAGGTGTTCGGCAAGGGCTTCAATCACGCATAA
- a CDS encoding aldolase/citrate lyase family protein: protein MNNPNKKRLRRTMMFLNAQKPGLIKDPYIYKADSLMLDLEDAVAENQKDVARFSLYHALKTVDYRGAERVVRINGLDTPYWREDIRACVAGGCDSIRIPKTEHAEDVRRVAAAIAEDEKTYGRPEGEVLIIAALESARGVMNALEICESDERLFGIALSGGDYTKDLQTHITGTGIELMGARQQMIIAARAAGVQCFDTVYTDLKDMDGFRKDVENIHLMGFDGKSIINPRQIPIVHEIFTPTQKDIIFAEKVVKEIDSKKALGIGVFTVDGKMIDIAFYDGAKRTIDLAKASGVYKGDL from the coding sequence ATGAATAATCCCAACAAGAAGCGCCTGCGCCGCACGATGATGTTCCTGAATGCGCAGAAGCCCGGCCTCATCAAGGACCCGTACATCTATAAGGCCGATTCCCTGATGCTGGACCTCGAGGACGCTGTCGCTGAGAACCAGAAGGATGTGGCCCGTTTCAGCCTGTACCACGCCCTGAAGACCGTGGATTACCGCGGCGCAGAGCGGGTCGTCCGCATCAACGGTCTGGACACCCCCTACTGGCGGGAAGACATCCGCGCCTGTGTGGCCGGCGGCTGCGACTCCATCCGCATCCCCAAGACCGAGCACGCCGAGGACGTCCGCCGCGTGGCTGCTGCCATCGCCGAGGACGAGAAGACCTATGGCCGTCCCGAGGGCGAGGTGCTCATCATCGCTGCGCTGGAGTCTGCCCGCGGCGTCATGAACGCTCTGGAGATCTGCGAGTCTGACGAGCGCCTGTTCGGCATCGCACTGTCCGGCGGCGACTACACCAAGGACCTGCAGACCCACATCACCGGCACCGGCATTGAGCTGATGGGCGCCCGCCAGCAGATGATCATTGCCGCCCGCGCCGCCGGTGTGCAGTGCTTCGACACCGTCTACACCGACCTGAAGGATATGGATGGCTTCCGCAAGGACGTGGAGAACATCCACCTGATGGGCTTCGATGGCAAATCCATCATCAATCCTCGTCAGATCCCCATTGTGCATGAGATCTTTACGCCCACCCAGAAGGACATCATCTTCGCCGAGAAGGTCGTCAAGGAGATCGACTCCAAGAAGGCTCTGGGCATCGGCGTCTTCACCGTTGACGGCAAGATGATCGACATCGCCTTCTACGACGGCGCAAAGCGCACCATCGATCTGGCAAAGGCATCCGGCGTGTATAAGGGGGATTTGTAA
- a CDS encoding YfcC family protein, which produces METKKKQFKMPHTFVIIGIIILFAVLLTWIIPAGSYTRFENEAGIKVIDPNDFNYIDKTPVNPLEIPLYIVKAFIKRIDLMLVIMFAGGAFHILTKTGALHAVVAKMAKIFSTRVYLFLPILTLVFGLICTTQGVNLFIAFAPIMVMMAFAMGLDSITGASIILLGGAIGFSTGPLNINTTIVAQKIAGLPLYSGVGYRFICFAVFYVITNIYLIRYALKIQKHPELSPMYEIDKTSEFRNAADLDSFGKLDARKILIMLVFFASLILIVYGGIKLDWDMSETASVFLALAVIEGVLGGFGPSAISKEFLEGCKKMLGAAFIIGMAQAISSIMNAGHITDTVVHALANGLNFVPTILLGPAMLLANTIINVFLTSGSGQAAAVIPILAPLADLVGVTRQTAILSFNFGDGFCNYVLPTSTALMGIISAVNIPYDRWMKFMWKLFLIWLAVGSVLLMIAQAIHLGPM; this is translated from the coding sequence ATGGAAACGAAAAAGAAGCAATTCAAGATGCCGCATACCTTCGTCATCATCGGCATCATCATCCTGTTTGCGGTCCTGCTGACCTGGATCATCCCGGCAGGCTCCTACACCCGCTTCGAGAACGAAGCAGGCATTAAGGTCATCGACCCCAACGATTTCAACTACATTGATAAAACTCCCGTCAACCCGCTCGAAATTCCGCTGTACATCGTCAAAGCCTTCATCAAGCGCATTGATCTGATGCTGGTCATCATGTTCGCAGGCGGTGCCTTCCACATCCTGACCAAGACCGGCGCACTCCACGCCGTGGTTGCCAAGATGGCAAAGATCTTCTCCACCCGCGTCTATCTGTTCCTGCCTATCCTGACGCTGGTGTTCGGTCTCATCTGCACCACGCAGGGCGTCAACCTGTTCATTGCCTTTGCACCGATCATGGTCATGATGGCTTTTGCGATGGGTCTGGACTCCATCACCGGTGCATCCATCATCCTGCTGGGCGGCGCCATCGGTTTCTCCACTGGCCCTCTGAACATCAACACCACCATCGTGGCTCAGAAAATTGCCGGTCTGCCGCTGTATTCCGGCGTGGGATACCGCTTTATCTGCTTTGCTGTGTTCTATGTTATCACGAACATCTACCTCATCCGCTACGCGCTGAAGATCCAGAAGCATCCCGAACTCAGCCCCATGTACGAGATCGACAAGACCAGCGAGTTCCGCAATGCTGCTGACCTCGACTCCTTCGGCAAGCTGGACGCCCGCAAGATCCTCATCATGCTGGTCTTCTTCGCATCCCTTATCCTCATCGTCTACGGCGGCATCAAGCTCGACTGGGATATGTCTGAGACTGCATCTGTCTTCCTCGCACTGGCTGTCATCGAAGGCGTGCTGGGCGGCTTTGGCCCCTCCGCGATTTCCAAAGAGTTCCTTGAGGGCTGCAAGAAGATGCTGGGCGCTGCCTTCATCATCGGCATGGCACAGGCGATCAGCAGCATCATGAACGCCGGTCACATCACTGATACCGTTGTCCACGCACTGGCAAACGGCCTGAACTTCGTCCCCACCATCCTGCTCGGACCCGCCATGCTGCTGGCAAACACCATTATCAACGTCTTCCTGACTTCCGGCAGCGGTCAGGCCGCAGCTGTCATTCCCATTCTGGCACCTCTGGCCGACCTCGTGGGCGTTACCCGTCAGACCGCAATTCTTTCCTTCAACTTCGGCGACGGCTTCTGCAACTACGTCCTGCCCACTTCCACCGCTCTGATGGGTATCATCAGCGCTGTGAACATTCCCTATGACCGTTGGATGAAGTTCATGTGGAAGCTGTTCCTCATCTGGCTGGCCGTCGGTTCTGTGCTGCTGATGATCGCACAGGCGATCCACCTCGGCCCCATGTGA
- a CDS encoding response regulator transcription factor, whose amino-acid sequence MSYHVLIVDDDPAICKLLSKVMISNEMDPLVVNSGAAALDVIARQSGTLDMILMDITLGDMEGFDVIQTIRRNGVTTPVIIISGRNEDYDFMYGLSLGADDYVTKPFRPQILGAKVKALIRRSKSFSQENSQQISCGPFLCDTTTMRFYKNNVELNLSEKERSLLLLFVRHPQQVFTKDMIYEQIWGNLIAVDDNAIMVYINRLRSKIEDNARTPQHIITIRGVGYRFVP is encoded by the coding sequence ATGTCGTATCATGTTCTTATTGTAGACGATGATCCAGCAATTTGCAAACTTTTATCGAAAGTTATGATCAGCAACGAGATGGACCCTCTCGTCGTCAACAGCGGCGCGGCTGCGCTGGACGTCATTGCGCGGCAGAGCGGCACGCTGGATATGATCCTGATGGACATCACGCTGGGAGACATGGAGGGCTTCGACGTCATTCAGACCATCCGGCGCAACGGCGTCACCACGCCGGTCATCATCATCAGCGGCCGCAACGAGGATTATGATTTCATGTACGGCCTGTCTCTGGGCGCAGACGACTATGTGACCAAGCCCTTCCGCCCCCAGATCTTAGGCGCGAAGGTCAAAGCCCTTATCCGCCGCAGCAAGAGCTTCTCACAGGAGAACAGCCAGCAGATCAGCTGCGGCCCCTTCCTCTGCGACACCACCACCATGCGCTTTTACAAAAACAACGTGGAGCTGAATCTTTCGGAGAAGGAGCGCAGCCTGCTTCTCCTCTTTGTCCGCCACCCGCAGCAGGTGTTCACCAAGGATATGATCTACGAGCAGATCTGGGGCAACCTCATCGCTGTGGACGACAACGCCATCATGGTCTACATCAACCGTCTGCGCAGCAAGATCGAGGACAACGCCCGCACTCCCCAGCACATCATCACCATCCGGGGCGTGGGCTACCGGTTCGTGCCGTAA
- the citD gene encoding citrate lyase acyl carrier protein, which yields MEIKKAATAGTLESSDCMVTVEPGEGKIDFSLESSVIHQYGNQLRKVALETLKNLDIDNVRITIVDKGALDCTLKARIEGAVYRSVDQYEDLPWGGAIR from the coding sequence ATGGAGATCAAGAAAGCAGCCACGGCTGGTACTCTGGAATCCAGCGACTGCATGGTGACCGTGGAGCCGGGCGAGGGCAAGATCGATTTCTCCCTCGAAAGCTCCGTCATCCACCAGTACGGCAACCAGCTGCGCAAGGTCGCGCTGGAGACCTTGAAGAATCTGGACATCGATAACGTCCGCATCACCATCGTGGACAAGGGCGCACTGGACTGCACCCTGAAGGCCCGCATCGAGGGCGCTGTTTATCGCTCTGTTGACCAGTATGAGGATCTGCCTTGGGGAGGTGCCATTCGATGA
- a CDS encoding glycerophosphodiester phosphodiesterase — MRPLIIAHRGASHLAPENTLTSFRLAKTLGADGFECDVQLTKDRHLVVAHDYFTDLKAGVHGNIPDMTFDELRKLDFGSWKSPEYAGEQIPTLEEVLDVAQGFQMIHIELKPYFDRDEEIADRVIDAVLDAGLEEKAVITAFEYGALRRVKERMPQMAICAMTSSPESQLVQPATFWEKLGLKKTDPLAEKLSSPQALSEAAALLEDPNSLDEENSILLYYLKDRLDFLYSIFPGMNLAQILQQYYYQTDFVNYVAQFSFPVDYIGPEYHAFFRDKDLISNAHAHGFKVAPWPVGNDSRDDLRQLFRLDPELVVTNKPEVAIAILTGLGRWD; from the coding sequence ATGCGCCCTCTCATTATCGCCCATCGCGGCGCGTCCCATCTGGCACCCGAAAACACGCTGACGTCCTTCCGTCTGGCCAAGACGCTGGGCGCAGACGGCTTCGAGTGCGACGTCCAGCTCACCAAGGATCGTCACCTTGTGGTGGCCCATGACTACTTCACCGACCTCAAGGCCGGCGTCCACGGCAACATCCCGGACATGACCTTCGACGAGCTGCGGAAGCTGGATTTCGGCAGCTGGAAAAGCCCCGAGTACGCAGGCGAGCAGATTCCCACCCTCGAAGAGGTGCTGGATGTCGCGCAGGGCTTCCAGATGATCCACATCGAGCTGAAGCCCTACTTCGACCGGGACGAGGAGATCGCAGACCGGGTCATCGACGCCGTCCTCGACGCGGGACTGGAAGAAAAGGCCGTCATCACGGCCTTCGAGTACGGTGCCCTCCGCCGGGTGAAGGAGCGGATGCCCCAGATGGCCATCTGTGCCATGACCTCCAGCCCCGAGTCCCAGCTCGTCCAGCCCGCCACCTTCTGGGAAAAGCTGGGCCTCAAGAAGACCGACCCTCTCGCAGAGAAGCTTTCCAGCCCGCAGGCCCTCAGCGAAGCGGCAGCCCTGCTGGAAGACCCCAACAGCCTCGACGAGGAGAACAGCATCCTTCTTTATTATCTGAAAGACCGCCTCGATTTCCTCTACTCCATCTTCCCCGGCATGAATCTGGCCCAGATCTTACAGCAGTATTACTACCAGACCGATTTCGTGAATTACGTCGCACAGTTCAGCTTTCCGGTGGACTACATCGGGCCGGAGTACCACGCCTTTTTCCGGGACAAAGACCTGATCTCCAACGCCCACGCCCACGGCTTCAAGGTCGCGCCGTGGCCGGTGGGCAACGACAGCCGGGATGACCTGCGCCAGCTGTTCCGGCTCGACCCGGAACTCGTGGTCACAAACAAGCCCGAAGTCGCCATCGCCATCCTGACAGGGCTGGGCCGGTGGGACTAG
- a CDS encoding LysR family transcriptional regulator: MDLKEQKYVCTLAECKSLTRASERLYISQPALSLYINNVEKNLGAPLFERNGRKFELTWLGKQYVEKASQMLELERQFEAVMRQTEQESAGQVRIGIAQRRGIWFLPAVLSVYEREWPQVDVVIREGNLADLTIMLKKRELDLVVLSQSDVTSEMETVPLGMEDFLLMVSGDHPLNEKAVPVEGSKLDFLDPHLLSGETIFLNTEMQSARRVEEKILKDYKVKPGRIRVVRNMELGAQLVAEGLGVGFIRQGYQKNIHYPKPVKYYTIDSSKYGQDVVVAYRQDVELTKPMRAMIMQMKDAAEEYLEF, from the coding sequence ATGGACTTAAAGGAGCAAAAGTACGTCTGCACCCTTGCGGAGTGCAAGAGCCTGACCCGCGCCTCGGAGCGGCTGTATATCTCGCAGCCCGCACTGAGTCTGTACATCAATAATGTGGAAAAGAATCTGGGGGCGCCGCTGTTCGAGCGGAATGGCCGGAAATTCGAGCTGACGTGGCTGGGCAAGCAGTATGTGGAAAAGGCTTCTCAGATGCTGGAGCTGGAGCGGCAGTTCGAGGCGGTGATGCGGCAGACGGAGCAGGAGAGTGCCGGGCAAGTGCGTATCGGTATCGCACAGCGGCGCGGCATCTGGTTTCTGCCTGCGGTGCTGTCGGTGTACGAGCGGGAGTGGCCGCAGGTGGATGTGGTCATCCGGGAAGGAAATCTGGCCGATTTGACCATCATGCTGAAAAAACGGGAGCTTGACCTTGTGGTGCTGAGCCAGAGCGATGTAACGTCCGAGATGGAGACTGTCCCACTGGGCATGGAAGATTTTCTGCTGATGGTGTCCGGAGACCATCCGCTGAACGAAAAGGCGGTTCCCGTCGAAGGCTCAAAGCTCGACTTCCTTGACCCGCACCTTCTGAGCGGTGAGACGATATTTCTGAACACCGAGATGCAGAGCGCCCGGCGGGTGGAAGAGAAGATCCTGAAAGATTACAAGGTCAAGCCGGGACGCATCCGGGTAGTACGCAATATGGAGCTTGGCGCACAGCTGGTGGCCGAGGGTCTGGGTGTGGGCTTTATCCGGCAGGGCTATCAGAAGAACATCCACTATCCGAAGCCGGTGAAATACTACACCATTGATAGTTCCAAGTACGGACAGGATGTTGTGGTGGCCTACCGTCAGGATGTGGAGCTGACCAAACCCATGCGAGCTATGATCATGCAGATGAAGGATGCGGCAGAGGAGTATTTGGAGTTCTGA